A stretch of Nonomuraea africana DNA encodes these proteins:
- a CDS encoding glycoside hydrolase family 88 protein, whose product MFTRTLAAIAAAALLLQPVPAHSEAATVHEAENATISQGVVESDHAGYTGTGFVNYVNVVGSYVEFTVDAAAAETTALTFRFANGTTTDRPMDIMVNGTPLRSVSFPGTGPWTSWRQTTVEAALTAGANTIRATATTANGGPNLDSLTVGTPSGPDWSVAVVESTMARYAPGTLGGWSYTRGLYLWGQYLVWQRTGDPRYLQYIKDWADRFVDSSGNIGNSFNNLDSMQSGNILLALYKETGQSRYRTAAAKIRNRLNTYPRTSDGGWWHSTSSSRVDQLWADGVFMVNPFLARYGAWVAADTFTRTEPAKQMEVYFSHLRRSNGLLYHAYDEPGEPTASWVKPSLGNTNGISWCRAIGWFGMAAVEILEIIPADHPRRQALIDMLRQLVPAYARWQDPATGRWFQIVTEPGDSANWTETSCSAMYTYTISRSVERGYVDASYQVNAERGYEGVLRKVSLGSDGRTNVVDISEGTNVDDVLSYYYSRARPTNDFHGLGAFLIMNEQMHRTGASPVS is encoded by the coding sequence GTGTTCACCAGAACCCTGGCGGCGATCGCCGCCGCTGCTCTGCTGCTCCAACCGGTGCCCGCTCATTCGGAGGCGGCCACCGTCCACGAGGCCGAGAACGCGACGATCTCCCAGGGCGTCGTCGAGTCCGACCACGCCGGATACACGGGCACCGGCTTCGTCAACTATGTGAATGTGGTCGGGTCTTACGTGGAGTTCACCGTCGACGCGGCCGCCGCGGAGACGACCGCGCTGACCTTCCGGTTCGCCAACGGCACCACGACCGACCGGCCCATGGACATCATGGTGAACGGCACGCCGTTACGGAGCGTCTCGTTCCCGGGGACAGGCCCCTGGACCTCCTGGCGGCAGACCACCGTCGAGGCCGCTCTCACCGCCGGCGCCAACACGATCAGAGCGACCGCCACCACCGCCAACGGCGGCCCCAACCTCGACTCCCTGACTGTCGGCACGCCGAGCGGTCCCGACTGGTCCGTCGCCGTGGTCGAGTCGACCATGGCCCGCTACGCCCCCGGGACGCTCGGCGGCTGGAGTTACACCCGCGGCCTGTACCTGTGGGGGCAGTACCTCGTCTGGCAGCGCACCGGCGATCCCCGGTACCTGCAGTACATCAAGGACTGGGCCGACCGCTTCGTCGACTCCTCCGGCAACATCGGCAACAGCTTCAACAACCTCGACAGCATGCAGTCGGGCAATATCCTGCTCGCCCTGTACAAGGAGACGGGCCAGTCGCGCTACCGCACCGCCGCCGCCAAGATCAGGAACCGGCTGAACACCTACCCGCGAACCTCCGACGGCGGCTGGTGGCACTCCACCTCCTCCAGCCGGGTCGACCAGTTGTGGGCCGACGGCGTGTTCATGGTCAACCCGTTCCTCGCCCGCTACGGCGCCTGGGTCGCGGCCGACACCTTCACCCGCACCGAGCCGGCCAAGCAGATGGAGGTCTACTTCAGCCACCTGCGGCGGAGCAACGGGCTGCTGTACCACGCCTACGACGAGCCGGGCGAGCCCACCGCCTCGTGGGTGAAGCCGTCGCTCGGCAACACCAACGGCATCTCCTGGTGCCGGGCGATCGGCTGGTTCGGCATGGCGGCGGTCGAGATCCTGGAGATCATCCCGGCCGACCACCCGCGGCGGCAGGCGCTGATCGACATGCTGCGTCAACTGGTGCCCGCCTACGCCCGCTGGCAGGATCCGGCCACCGGCCGATGGTTCCAGATCGTCACCGAGCCCGGCGACTCCGCCAACTGGACCGAGACCTCGTGCTCGGCCATGTACACCTACACGATCTCCCGCTCGGTCGAGCGCGGCTACGTCGACGCCTCCTACCAGGTCAACGCCGAGCGCGGCTACGAGGGGGTGTTGCGCAAGGTGTCACTGGGCTCGGACGGCCGCACGAACGTCGTGGACATCAGCGAGGGCACGAACGTGGACGACGTGCTCAGCTACTACTACAGCCGGGCAAGACCGACCAACGACTTCCACGGCCTGGGGGCCTTCCTCATCATGAACGAACAGATGCACCGCACAGGTGCCAGCCCTGTCAGTTGA